The following are encoded together in the Nitrosopumilus sp. b3 genome:
- a CDS encoding M20/M25/M40 family metallo-hydrolase, whose product MKVALIYNENIIDPNDVINVFGMTTKEHYSSKAVERVARSLERGGHTVKVVQGDIHLADELKEFMPKVVAGENPGMVFNMAYGIQGQNRYTHVPAMMEMLGIPYIGSGPAGHAIVQDKVMTKIVLQKNNISTPGFWVFRTPEDTYDDLVFPVIVKPKLESTSMGMEVVDNWDDLRAAVKVQIEKFEQDILVEQFISGREFAVGMLGNSPNIDVLPIVEINLDDPDQIQTISDKKKKGGVEKTCPANLSKEKAEEMRQMCKRAFSCLGLNDYSRVDFRMDKDENLYILELNSMASLGQGGSFYYAAKTAGYTYDSLINKILDVAVIRYFGSSIQQHTADVDLTQPLRVVARTYLRGHLQSLKETLRGFVNLNTHVYNIENINHLGTTISKRLKHLGFSEHIHRQHDVGNFYYFKNHSEPENDVLLVSHLDTHYGPDDLISFHEENDKIVGSGIAESKGGLTVMLGALHALRFAKKLKKIRCAVLLTTDDSLGGRYSKRFVKEYSKKSRYVLGLKSASKDGGIITTCYGRSDYQIRFTSTAEQSGSDIHGIIPVLAKKLTAIEKLSKDEKDYRLRTTSVISKGSHGQTPNFATLTLICSYKTTKFGELLDTKIQTIMKKRETGSPKLDVSINKIQTRPPVIEESSDTQFYELVEDLAKKHEIKIKKHSQLISSDISNVPSKLPALDGFGPVGHNYRSTKEYIVHDSIVERAALLSSVLFKCAEK is encoded by the coding sequence ATGAAAGTTGCACTAATCTATAATGAAAATATCATTGATCCAAATGATGTAATCAATGTTTTTGGAATGACCACAAAAGAGCATTACAGCTCAAAAGCTGTAGAACGAGTTGCAAGATCATTAGAACGAGGGGGGCATACAGTTAAGGTAGTTCAAGGCGACATCCATCTAGCTGATGAATTAAAAGAATTCATGCCCAAGGTAGTTGCAGGTGAAAACCCTGGAATGGTTTTCAACATGGCATATGGTATACAAGGTCAGAACAGATACACACACGTTCCTGCAATGATGGAAATGCTTGGTATCCCATACATTGGTTCAGGTCCTGCAGGACATGCAATTGTTCAAGACAAAGTGATGACAAAGATTGTTTTACAAAAAAATAATATCTCCACCCCTGGATTCTGGGTTTTTCGAACACCTGAGGACACTTATGATGATTTAGTTTTTCCTGTAATTGTTAAACCAAAACTAGAATCTACCTCGATGGGAATGGAAGTTGTAGATAATTGGGATGACCTTCGTGCAGCTGTAAAAGTACAGATTGAGAAATTTGAACAAGATATACTGGTTGAACAATTCATTTCAGGTAGAGAATTTGCAGTTGGTATGTTAGGTAATAGCCCTAACATCGATGTTCTTCCAATCGTCGAAATTAATCTCGATGATCCAGATCAAATACAAACAATTTCTGATAAAAAGAAAAAGGGAGGAGTTGAAAAAACATGTCCTGCAAACTTGTCAAAGGAAAAGGCAGAGGAGATGAGACAAATGTGCAAAAGGGCATTTAGCTGTTTGGGTCTAAATGATTACAGTAGAGTTGATTTTAGAATGGATAAGGATGAGAATCTTTACATTCTTGAACTAAACTCGATGGCTAGTCTTGGACAAGGTGGGTCTTTTTATTATGCTGCAAAGACTGCTGGATACACATATGATTCCTTAATCAATAAAATTTTAGATGTTGCAGTCATTCGATATTTTGGTTCCTCAATACAACAGCATACTGCTGATGTTGATTTAACACAACCATTGCGTGTTGTGGCTAGAACTTATCTGAGGGGTCATTTACAAAGTCTCAAGGAAACATTACGTGGCTTTGTGAATCTAAATACCCATGTTTACAACATTGAAAATATCAATCATTTGGGAACTACCATCTCAAAGCGATTAAAACATCTTGGATTTAGTGAACATATACACAGGCAGCATGACGTGGGTAATTTTTATTATTTTAAAAATCACTCTGAACCTGAAAATGATGTTTTATTAGTATCCCATCTAGATACACACTATGGTCCAGATGATTTAATCAGTTTCCATGAAGAAAATGATAAAATTGTTGGTTCCGGGATAGCTGAAAGTAAAGGTGGATTGACTGTGATGTTGGGGGCATTACATGCATTAAGATTTGCAAAAAAACTCAAAAAAATCAGATGTGCTGTGTTACTTACAACTGATGATAGTTTAGGAGGACGGTACAGTAAGAGGTTTGTTAAGGAATACTCTAAAAAATCAAGATATGTCCTTGGATTAAAATCTGCAAGTAAAGATGGTGGAATAATTACGACTTGTTATGGGAGAAGTGATTATCAAATAAGATTTACTAGCACTGCTGAGCAATCAGGTTCTGATATTCATGGGATAATACCTGTTTTAGCAAAAAAACTAACTGCAATTGAAAAGCTTTCAAAAGATGAAAAAGATTATCGTTTAAGAACAACATCTGTTATTTCTAAAGGATCTCATGGGCAAACTCCTAATTTTGCCACATTAACTCTGATATGTAGTTACAAAACAACAAAGTTTGGTGAATTATTGGATACAAAAATCCAAACTATAATGAAAAAAAGAGAAACAGGCTCTCCAAAATTAGATGTTTCAATAAATAAAATTCAAACAAGACCACCAGTAATAGAAGAATCTTCTGATACACAATTTTATGAGTTAGTAGAAGATCTTGCAAAAAAACATGAAATTAAAATTAAAAAACATTCTCAACTAATCTCTTCAGATATTAGCAATGTACCATCTAAACTTCCAGCATTGGATGGATTTGGACCAGTTGGCCATAACTATCGTTCAACAAAAGAGTATATTGTTCATGACAGCATTGTGGAGAGGGCTGCATTGTTATCTTCAGTATTGTTCAAATGCGCTGAGAAATAA
- a CDS encoding HNH endonuclease signature motif containing protein — protein sequence MKLPPKFKKNPRILLFIIVAGVMLPLIAIMGYLEELENTKTHPSAILLIVMVFALMGIAKFRIKKRGYSGKRRGWNEQEKRQVRRRQNGKCAKCGDVPPRWEYHHKDGHRSNNSIWNCQGLCPNCHSVTTHDEP from the coding sequence ATGAAACTTCCACCTAAATTTAAAAAAAATCCCAGAATACTCTTATTCATTATCGTTGCAGGCGTTATGCTTCCACTTATTGCAATTATGGGATATCTTGAAGAATTAGAAAATACAAAAACTCACCCTTCTGCCATCCTACTAATCGTAATGGTGTTTGCGTTGATGGGGATTGCCAAATTTAGAATTAAAAAAAGAGGTTATAGTGGAAAAAGACGTGGTTGGAATGAACAAGAAAAGCGACAAGTACGAAGAAGACAAAATGGTAAATGTGCAAAATGTGGTGATGTTCCACCTAGATGGGAATATCATCATAAAGATGGCCATAGAAGTAATAATTCAATATGGAATTGTCAAGGATTATGTCCTAATTGTCATTCTGTAACTACGCATGATGAACCCTAA
- a CDS encoding YozE family protein gives MGLNRYSNVKSFKQWLVQFIDEQTRYGDLARDVKDDYDFPSTDVRYDIEWYLTIKCNACNDAVTTFQDAFDDYENYVKLSQILENNEK, from the coding sequence ATGGGTTTGAATAGATACAGTAATGTTAAGTCATTCAAGCAATGGTTGGTGCAGTTCATAGATGAACAAACAAGATATGGTGACTTGGCAAGAGATGTAAAAGATGATTATGATTTCCCATCAACTGATGTAAGATATGATATTGAATGGTATTTGACAATCAAATGCAATGCTTGTAATGATGCAGTAACAACTTTTCAAGATGCGTTTGATGATTATGAAAATTATGTCAAACTATCACAAATTTTGGAAAATAACGAGAAATAA
- the tcmP gene encoding three-Cys-motif partner protein TcmP — MSSKGFDPYEWAKERLEKLISKIETIKKDGLKTSPGDVWSIKKFFVIDYCIGGFVPIFKKWFRQFYYVDTHCGSGIIKFKERELEDERFPGSALVSLFKPDEKSFTKYFLFDDEEESINALTKRISTLSDSIGSKSIIAEKKEFSDSITKIQELNNRGIAFLVVVDPIGFREIKWNLMEQLLNVDTADVIFTFMTHVIARHRSNCTLDNSYGKSLTEFYGDESWEESTKGEELMKIYRNKIQTIKKHVYDIPVFQSGNQIAYHIIIATNSDGARNIVESARKITQVQTKMIDGGLKVVTNKRTEITDFFE, encoded by the coding sequence ATGAGTTCTAAAGGATTTGACCCTTATGAATGGGCAAAAGAAAGACTTGAAAAATTAATTTCTAAAATTGAAACCATAAAAAAAGATGGTCTAAAAACATCACCGGGTGATGTTTGGTCTATCAAGAAATTTTTTGTGATTGATTATTGTATTGGTGGATTTGTTCCTATTTTCAAGAAATGGTTTAGACAATTTTATTATGTAGATACACATTGTGGTTCAGGAATTATCAAATTTAAGGAACGAGAATTAGAAGATGAACGTTTTCCCGGAAGTGCATTAGTGAGTCTTTTCAAACCAGATGAAAAATCATTTACAAAATATTTCTTGTTTGATGATGAAGAAGAATCAATTAATGCACTTACAAAAAGAATTTCAACACTTTCTGATTCAATAGGATCAAAATCCATTATTGCAGAAAAGAAAGAATTTTCAGATTCTATTACTAAAATACAAGAATTGAACAATCGTGGAATCGCATTTTTAGTAGTTGTAGATCCTATAGGGTTTAGAGAAATCAAATGGAATTTAATGGAACAATTATTGAATGTAGATACTGCTGATGTTATCTTTACTTTTATGACTCATGTAATTGCTAGACATCGTTCAAACTGTACATTAGATAATAGTTATGGGAAATCATTAACAGAATTTTATGGAGATGAAAGTTGGGAAGAATCTACAAAAGGAGAAGAATTAATGAAGATTTATCGAAATAAAATTCAGACCATCAAGAAACATGTTTACGATATACCTGTTTTTCAATCTGGGAACCAGATTGCATACCACATAATTATTGCAACAAATAGTGATGGTGCACGAAATATAGTTGAATCTGCAAGAAAAATTACTCAGGTGCAAACAAAAATGATCGATGGTGGGTTAAAGGTAGTTACAAACAAACGAACTGAAATTACTGATTTCTTTGAATAA
- a CDS encoding phage Gp37/Gp68 family protein, giving the protein MSNSSSIEWTEATWNPTTGCTKISTGCKNCYAEKLSNRLNLMGVKKYKNNFKFTEQPQDLELPLTWKKSKKVFVNSMSDLFHEDARMEYIGSCFNVMLKGNHHVYQVLTKRPDTMSEFSKFFENYFGDVIPSHIWMGTSVENGDSKWRIDALRQVRCHTRFLSIEPLLGSMGKLDLTDIDWVIVGGESGAKFRPVKKEWIVDIIKQCKKQKVAVFFKQWGGFRPKSGGRTLNGRTYDQYPKIIDVENILKEVEYDEKEFAKFCHLKIKSKQKSHLVNI; this is encoded by the coding sequence TTGTCTAATTCATCTTCAATCGAATGGACAGAAGCAACATGGAATCCTACAACAGGTTGTACAAAAATTTCTACTGGATGTAAAAATTGTTATGCAGAAAAATTATCAAATCGATTAAACTTAATGGGTGTCAAAAAATACAAAAATAATTTTAAATTTACTGAGCAACCTCAAGATTTAGAACTTCCTTTAACATGGAAGAAATCAAAAAAAGTCTTTGTCAATAGTATGTCTGATCTTTTTCATGAAGATGCAAGAATGGAATACATAGGTAGTTGTTTTAATGTAATGTTGAAGGGAAATCATCATGTGTATCAAGTTCTAACAAAACGTCCTGATACTATGAGTGAATTTTCTAAATTCTTTGAAAATTATTTTGGCGATGTTATTCCTTCTCATATTTGGATGGGCACAAGTGTTGAAAATGGAGATTCTAAATGGCGAATAGATGCGTTAAGACAGGTAAGATGTCATACTAGATTTCTAAGTATAGAACCTCTGTTAGGTTCAATGGGTAAATTAGATTTAACTGATATTGATTGGGTGATTGTTGGTGGTGAGAGTGGTGCTAAGTTTAGACCTGTCAAGAAGGAATGGATTGTAGATATTATCAAACAATGTAAAAAACAAAAAGTTGCTGTTTTCTTCAAACAATGGGGTGGATTTAGACCTAAATCTGGTGGCAGAACACTAAATGGTAGAACTTATGATCAATATCCTAAGATAATAGACGTTGAAAATATTTTGAAAGAAGTTGAATATGATGAAAAAGAATTTGCAAAGTTTTGTCATTTAAAAATTAAATCAAAACAAAAATCTCATCTTGTGAATATTTAA